One Heteronotia binoei isolate CCM8104 ecotype False Entrance Well chromosome 10, APGP_CSIRO_Hbin_v1, whole genome shotgun sequence genomic region harbors:
- the XCR1 gene encoding chemokine XC receptor 1 produces MNVTEYPYFEDLSLPYNYDYNYFENDSFENNWCQMDDLYSFSTMFSSILYSLILVFSLLGNSLVLWILVKYENLTSLTNLFIVNLCITDLVFSCTLPFWIVYYYYGWILGDFLCKTVSAIFSISYYCGIIFLTIMTILRYLSVVDPLSTLRAQTKKRGVLVSLAIWAISVLVVLPEIIFTQVITDNNGQLQCDYINSNWKLVELCQQIAFFLCSFSTIAICYIRMLKILLRSRSQKRHRTVRLIFAIVLIFFLSWAPYNVFGFLYFSSYMLIIKLSCESRKQVFFAFDVSRKIAFCHCCLNPVLYVFVGVKFRRHLKLLCKKYRSCHSRLEPSSPRAHSFHTGPYEDGSMY; encoded by the coding sequence ATGAATGTGACTGAATATCCCTACTTTGAGGACTTGTCCCTGCCATATAATTATGATTATAACTATTTTGAAAATGACTCTTTTGAAAATAACTGGTGTCAAATGGATGATCTCTACAGCTTTAGCACTATGTTTAGCAGCATCCTGTACTCTCTGATTCTTGTCTTCAGTCTGCTAGGAAATAGCCTTGTCTTGTGGATCCTAGTGAAATACGAAAACTTAACGTCCTTAACAAATCTCTTCATCGTTAATCTTTGCATTACTGACTTGGTTTTCTCTTGCACGCTGCCCTTTTGGATTGTCTACTATTACTATGGATGGATTCTTGGTGATTTCCTCTGCAAGACCGTCAGTGCCATCTTCTCCATCAGCTACTACTGCGGTATTATCTTTCTCACCATAATGACAATCCTCCGATACCTGTCTGTGGTAGATCCCTTGTCAACTTTGAGAGCACAAACAAAAAAACGTGGCGTTCTGGTGAGCCTGGCCATTTGGGCCATCAGTGTGTTGGTCGTGCTCCCTGAAATCATTTTTACCCAAGTAATAACTGACAACAATGGCCAACTGCAGTGTGACTACATAAATTCCAACTGGAAGCTTGTAGAGCTGTGTCagcaaattgctttctttctgtgCTCCTTTTCTACTATTGCCATTTGTTACATCCGGATGCTTAAGATCCTGCTGAGATCAAGATCTCAAAAGAGGCACAGGACTGTGAGACTCATATTTGCAATAGTGCTAATCTTTTTCCTGAGCTGGGCACCTTACAATGTGTTTGGTTTCCTGTATTTTTCATCATACATGCTTATCATCAAACTAAGCTGTGAATCCAGAAAGCAAGTTTTCTTTGCTTTTGACGTCAGCCGCAAGATTGCCTTCTGCCACTGTTGTCTCAACCCAGTGCTCTATGTCTTTGTCGGGGTGAAATTCAGAAGGCACCTGAAACTCTTGTGCAAGAAGTACCGTTCTTGCCACAGCAGGCTTGAACCTTCCAGCCCAAGGGCTCATTCTTTTCATACAGGTCCATATGAGGATGGATCCATGTACTGA